Proteins encoded in a region of the Isosphaeraceae bacterium EP7 genome:
- a CDS encoding menaquinone biosynthesis protein, with translation MPKPLRVGAVSYLNAKPLYHRFDELAPGATLVMDVPSRLASRLAEGSLDVALIPSVEYLRGMSSGYRILPGFAIAARGAVRSVKLFSRVPLGQIRRLALDEGSRTSQALVRVLLAEVHGVCPEAVEPLPLGVPIQESTADAILLIGDRAMHDPGGPFHTVMDLAEAWRTLTGLPFVFALWVVRAGVDLGDLPEQLDRCRSEGLAHADDLAAIHGPRLGLDVATCLDYLTNVLSYDLGVPELAGLRLFAQKAAALGLAPEGADLVFYRRRDLATRR, from the coding sequence ATGCCGAAGCCATTGCGGGTGGGGGCGGTCAGCTACCTGAACGCGAAGCCTCTGTATCACCGGTTCGACGAGCTCGCCCCCGGCGCGACCCTGGTGATGGACGTGCCAAGCCGGCTCGCCAGTCGACTCGCGGAAGGCTCGCTCGACGTCGCCCTTATCCCGTCGGTGGAATACCTGCGGGGCATGTCATCCGGCTATCGGATCTTGCCCGGCTTCGCCATTGCCGCCAGGGGCGCGGTGCGAAGCGTGAAACTGTTCAGCCGGGTGCCGCTCGGACAGATCCGCCGATTGGCCCTCGATGAGGGCTCGCGCACCAGCCAGGCGCTGGTTCGAGTTCTGCTGGCAGAGGTCCATGGAGTCTGCCCCGAGGCTGTCGAGCCGCTGCCCCTTGGCGTGCCGATCCAGGAAAGCACAGCCGACGCGATCCTGCTCATCGGTGATCGCGCGATGCACGACCCTGGAGGCCCGTTCCACACCGTCATGGACCTGGCCGAGGCCTGGCGCACCCTGACGGGCCTGCCGTTCGTCTTCGCGCTCTGGGTTGTGCGGGCCGGGGTCGACCTGGGCGACCTCCCCGAGCAACTTGACCGCTGCCGATCCGAGGGCCTGGCCCACGCCGACGATCTGGCCGCGATCCACGGGCCCCGGCTGGGCCTGGATGTGGCGACCTGTCTCGATTATCTGACCAACGTCCTGTCGTATGATCTGGGCGTCCCCGAACTGGCCGGCCTGCGTCTGTTCGCACAGAAGGCCGCCGCACTGGGACTGGCGCCCGAAGGAGCCGATCTTGTCTTCTACCGTCGCCGCGATCTTGCAACGCGCCGTTGA
- a CDS encoding multiheme c-type cytochrome, with amino-acid sequence MSIIRRRRWVIWCSILAVFALIGAACLVWFRHGSDPVANARSAYKAGDWARAAQLARERLMVNRDDLDAIRQLARANARLGRDDAAVALYQNRLGTDRMEAEDRLLLGLMIERQGDRSLALSVWQKAAVEHPDSPELLEAVTRLSSQMQRPEVSAEAAGRLRGFPGWESRGQILLGLARSAMDDDAGAAEALGRGLSLDKAAENPPMSNHRLRNVFAKSLLRLGRPAEALDAIGARDKSANPDASDPESAWIASRADLALGKNPDLVAGRPKLVAAYRKAHPLMPEPGPYLGSARCTECHGEISGSYGKSRHARTFHRGDELLDLPRPQAAVADPDRANATHLIERDEQRLRVTTREDDKVYRLLVDFAFGTPERYLTMVGRDDRGAYRALRLSHYRDAQGSGWSRTSGDTGDDPHSADIRGQEIHTRDGVVRCLGCHVTNPRDFRFDGAEQTAVATDRAIGCERCHGPGSSHVAAVKIGSVDSAIVNAGRTSARAVNEQCRECHVVGDTSQIALTPTDPLWVRSAGLTLTFSRCFIQSTGRLDCLTCHDPHQDSPTTAEAYEPKCLSCHTASADAKDRVVCKVSPAKGCIGCHMPKVPVAAIHGELTDHFIRTHRDGPAPQ; translated from the coding sequence GTGTCGATCATCCGTAGGCGTCGATGGGTGATCTGGTGTTCCATCCTCGCGGTCTTCGCCCTCATCGGTGCTGCCTGCCTTGTATGGTTCCGGCACGGAAGCGACCCGGTCGCAAACGCGAGATCGGCCTACAAGGCGGGAGACTGGGCGCGGGCCGCACAGCTTGCTCGCGAACGTCTGATGGTCAACCGCGACGATCTCGACGCAATCCGTCAGTTGGCCAGGGCGAACGCCAGGCTGGGGCGCGATGACGCAGCCGTCGCCCTGTACCAGAATCGCCTGGGCACGGATCGGATGGAGGCCGAGGACCGATTGCTGCTCGGCCTGATGATCGAGCGTCAGGGTGATAGGAGCCTGGCCCTCAGCGTCTGGCAGAAGGCCGCGGTCGAGCATCCCGACTCCCCGGAATTGCTCGAAGCTGTCACGCGACTCTCGTCGCAGATGCAACGCCCCGAGGTCTCGGCCGAGGCCGCGGGGCGCCTTCGTGGTTTCCCCGGCTGGGAATCTCGCGGGCAAATCCTGCTCGGGTTGGCCCGCTCAGCGATGGACGACGACGCAGGCGCCGCCGAGGCGCTCGGTCGTGGCCTTTCCCTCGACAAGGCGGCCGAGAACCCGCCGATGTCGAACCATCGCTTGAGAAACGTCTTCGCCAAAAGCCTGCTCAGGCTCGGCCGGCCTGCGGAGGCTCTCGACGCCATCGGTGCCCGAGACAAATCCGCCAATCCTGATGCCTCGGATCCGGAGTCGGCCTGGATCGCCTCCCGAGCCGACCTGGCGCTCGGGAAGAATCCCGACCTGGTCGCGGGTCGTCCGAAACTCGTGGCCGCTTACCGCAAGGCCCATCCGCTCATGCCGGAGCCCGGCCCTTATCTCGGCTCAGCTCGATGTACCGAATGCCACGGCGAGATTTCCGGTTCCTATGGGAAGTCGCGGCATGCCCGGACGTTCCATCGCGGCGATGAACTGCTCGACTTGCCAAGGCCCCAGGCCGCGGTTGCCGACCCGGATCGGGCGAACGCAACCCATCTCATCGAACGGGATGAGCAGCGCCTTCGAGTCACCACCCGCGAGGACGACAAGGTCTATCGCCTTCTGGTCGATTTCGCGTTCGGGACCCCCGAACGCTACCTGACGATGGTCGGGCGCGACGATCGGGGAGCGTACCGGGCCCTGCGGCTCTCGCATTATCGGGACGCCCAGGGTTCTGGCTGGTCGCGGACCTCGGGTGACACCGGAGATGACCCTCATTCGGCCGACATCCGAGGCCAGGAAATCCACACCCGCGACGGCGTGGTCCGGTGTCTCGGCTGTCACGTCACGAACCCCCGCGACTTCCGATTCGACGGGGCCGAGCAGACCGCCGTGGCCACCGACCGGGCCATCGGCTGCGAGCGATGTCACGGGCCCGGGTCGTCCCACGTCGCTGCGGTGAAGATCGGTTCGGTCGACTCGGCGATCGTCAATGCGGGCCGGACCTCGGCTCGTGCCGTCAACGAGCAATGCCGAGAGTGCCACGTCGTCGGAGATACCTCGCAGATCGCGCTGACACCCACCGACCCGCTCTGGGTTCGATCAGCCGGCCTCACGCTCACGTTCAGCCGTTGCTTCATCCAATCGACCGGCCGGCTCGACTGCCTGACCTGCCATGATCCACACCAGGATTCGCCCACGACGGCCGAGGCCTATGAGCCCAAATGCCTGTCCTGCCACACGGCCTCCGCCGACGCGAAGGATCGGGTGGTCTGCAAGGTCAGCCCGGCCAAAGGATGCATCGGTTGCCACATGCCGAAGGTCCCGGTCGCTGCCATTCACGGCGAGTTGACGGACCACTTCATCCGGACGCATCGGGACGGCCCGGCGCCCCAATGA
- a CDS encoding aminotransferase class V-fold PLP-dependent enzyme: MERRGFLKGLAAAFPAATCAVSGAGALADAGFLGLATELRELTDEAKFWRKVRAQFLLRPGLVHLNTGTLGSVPRRVLDEVASLASEIEGDPASNVFGDIGHRMEEVRARAAAFLGATLDEVALIENTTSGMNAVAQGIAHELRPGDEILTTNHEHPGGLVCWEYLAKQIGIKIVPISMPAPVESKAQVLQLVQDNLTSRTRICCFSHVETITGLVMPLAEISEITRPRGILLACDGAQAPGMLQVDVKALGVDTYASSSHKWMLAPKGSGLLYIRKDAQERVRPMVLSSGYQAYTAATGTRDVSHILGHGAAMEFHEAVGRGKIEDRCRSLAGTLRRRFSELDQLRLLTPTEPELTGGIVTFGLKTGKNGEVFTRLLQEHQIAVKVAAKPEYNALRFSTHLYNDEDEIDRTARALRVILGS; the protein is encoded by the coding sequence ATGGAGCGACGCGGATTTCTCAAGGGGTTGGCCGCGGCCTTCCCGGCGGCGACGTGTGCCGTTTCCGGGGCGGGCGCGCTGGCCGACGCCGGCTTCCTCGGGCTCGCGACGGAATTGCGCGAGCTTACCGATGAGGCCAAATTCTGGCGCAAGGTCCGAGCGCAGTTCCTCCTCCGCCCGGGCCTCGTCCACCTGAATACAGGCACGCTCGGCAGCGTCCCGCGTCGCGTTCTCGACGAGGTCGCGAGCCTGGCCTCGGAGATCGAAGGAGACCCGGCGTCGAACGTCTTCGGCGACATCGGCCACCGGATGGAAGAGGTCCGGGCCAGGGCCGCAGCCTTTCTCGGCGCCACGCTCGACGAGGTCGCCCTGATCGAGAACACGACCTCCGGCATGAACGCCGTGGCGCAAGGGATCGCCCACGAGCTGCGACCCGGCGACGAGATCCTCACTACCAACCACGAGCACCCGGGGGGCCTGGTCTGCTGGGAGTATCTGGCCAAGCAAATCGGCATCAAGATCGTCCCGATTTCGATGCCCGCACCGGTCGAGAGCAAGGCCCAGGTCCTCCAGCTCGTCCAGGACAACCTAACCTCACGCACCCGCATCTGCTGCTTCAGCCACGTCGAGACGATCACCGGGCTGGTCATGCCGCTGGCGGAAATCTCGGAGATCACGCGTCCCCGCGGGATCCTGCTCGCCTGCGACGGCGCGCAGGCGCCGGGCATGCTGCAAGTCGACGTCAAGGCCCTGGGAGTCGACACGTATGCGTCGAGCAGCCATAAATGGATGCTCGCCCCCAAGGGAAGCGGCCTGCTTTACATCCGCAAGGATGCCCAGGAACGCGTCCGGCCGATGGTGCTCTCGTCCGGCTACCAGGCCTACACCGCCGCCACCGGGACGCGGGATGTCAGCCACATCCTGGGCCATGGCGCCGCGATGGAATTCCACGAGGCGGTCGGCCGGGGGAAAATCGAGGATCGTTGCCGCTCGCTGGCCGGCACCCTTCGTCGGCGTTTCAGCGAGCTCGACCAGCTCAGGTTATTGACACCAACCGAGCCCGAGTTGACGGGAGGGATCGTCACCTTCGGCCTGAAGACCGGCAAGAACGGGGAGGTCTTCACGCGGCTGCTCCAGGAGCACCAGATTGCCGTGAAGGTTGCCGCCAAGCCGGAATACAACGCGCTCAGATTCTCGACCCACCTCTATAACGACGAGGACGAGATCGATCGTACGGCCCGCGCCCTCCGGGTCATCCTCGGAAGTTGA
- a CDS encoding ATP-binding cassette domain-containing protein — protein sequence MIQVEHLSKRFLDYRRGWIPAVADVSFTCQPGAIFGLLGPNGAGKTTTLRMLSTVLKPTGGRATVAGFDVASQPEQVRAHIGYMSASTGLYDRMSAWELVEYFGQLYQLPRERLAERMDSTFAWLQMDDFRDTLCAKLSTGQRQKVSIARTIIHDPPVLIFDEPTSGLDVMVARLVLRKIVELRDQGKTILFSTHAMHEVEKLCSRVAIIHRGRVQAEGTPAELLERYEQVDLEELFFHLVEVAEGSAEGAVPL from the coding sequence GTGATCCAGGTCGAACACCTCTCGAAGCGATTTCTCGACTATCGCCGGGGCTGGATCCCGGCCGTGGCTGATGTCAGCTTCACCTGCCAGCCGGGTGCCATCTTCGGCCTGCTCGGCCCCAATGGTGCCGGCAAGACGACCACCCTGCGCATGCTCAGCACCGTGCTTAAGCCGACCGGTGGCCGCGCCACCGTCGCTGGCTTCGACGTCGCCAGTCAGCCCGAGCAGGTGCGGGCCCACATCGGTTACATGTCGGCATCCACCGGACTGTACGACCGGATGAGCGCCTGGGAACTCGTCGAGTACTTCGGCCAGCTCTATCAGCTCCCGCGCGAGCGGCTCGCCGAGCGGATGGATTCGACGTTCGCCTGGCTCCAGATGGACGATTTCCGAGACACCCTTTGCGCCAAGCTCTCCACCGGCCAGCGGCAGAAGGTCTCGATCGCCAGGACGATCATCCACGACCCTCCCGTCCTCATCTTCGACGAGCCGACTTCGGGCCTCGATGTGATGGTCGCTCGATTGGTCTTGCGCAAGATCGTCGAGTTGCGTGACCAGGGCAAGACGATCCTCTTCTCCACGCATGCGATGCACGAGGTCGAGAAGCTCTGCTCCCGCGTGGCCATCATCCACCGGGGTCGGGTGCAGGCCGAAGGGACCCCCGCCGAGTTGCTCGAACGGTACGAGCAGGTCGATCTCGAAGAACTCTTCTTCCACCTGGTCGAGGTCGCCGAAGGGAGCGCCGAGGGGGCGGTCCCGCTCTGA
- a CDS encoding amidohydrolase family protein — MSEDPVTLAARYVFPVEGDPVEDALLTIHDGLVASIEPRVGRDADFDYGNAAITPGFVNAHTHLELSHLDGGSPDQPEDQVDWLKRVISQRMKRSPEEPRKVIARNMLDSLAAGTTTLADVTTAGMSWGVVAGAPIRAVVFSEIIGLKRMRGVETDHEAWEWVSSVREAVESGATAARPGISPHAPYSTAGWLYHKAAAGRVPLTTHLAEMPEELELLSKRTGRLREFLGDLGAWDDSWEPIGEKPADYIRKGELRKADWLIAHANYWAEEDLWQLRPEAGTEGSRVAVAYCPRTHARFGHAPHPYRLMLERGAVVCLGTDSLASADTLSVLDEARFLRGRDESLGGALLLAMSTLFGAWALRSERATGSLRPGKSADLAVISLPDRSEADPHDLIFRSDLPVLSAYFQGLCVHGPGISG; from the coding sequence ATGTCCGAAGATCCGGTGACTCTGGCGGCCCGATATGTCTTCCCGGTCGAGGGCGACCCGGTCGAGGATGCCCTTCTGACGATCCATGACGGGCTCGTCGCGTCCATCGAGCCGAGAGTCGGACGGGATGCGGACTTTGATTATGGAAATGCAGCGATCACTCCGGGATTCGTGAATGCGCATACTCATCTGGAGCTGTCGCACCTGGATGGGGGCTCGCCCGACCAGCCCGAGGACCAGGTGGATTGGCTGAAGCGAGTGATCTCGCAGCGGATGAAACGTTCGCCGGAGGAACCTCGCAAGGTCATCGCCAGGAACATGCTGGATAGCCTGGCGGCCGGGACGACGACGCTGGCCGACGTGACCACGGCCGGGATGAGTTGGGGAGTCGTGGCGGGGGCGCCGATTCGTGCGGTCGTCTTCTCCGAGATCATCGGCCTGAAGCGGATGCGCGGGGTGGAGACCGACCACGAGGCCTGGGAGTGGGTCAGCTCGGTGCGCGAAGCGGTCGAGTCGGGCGCCACGGCGGCAAGACCCGGTATCAGCCCGCATGCCCCCTATAGCACGGCCGGCTGGCTCTACCACAAGGCCGCCGCCGGCCGGGTGCCGCTGACGACCCACCTGGCCGAGATGCCCGAGGAATTGGAACTGCTAAGCAAACGGACGGGCCGGCTCCGGGAATTCTTGGGCGACCTGGGCGCCTGGGACGACTCGTGGGAACCCATCGGCGAGAAGCCGGCCGACTATATTCGCAAAGGGGAACTGCGCAAGGCCGACTGGCTGATCGCGCACGCGAATTATTGGGCCGAGGAAGACCTCTGGCAGCTCAGGCCCGAAGCCGGCACCGAGGGTTCACGGGTGGCCGTGGCCTATTGCCCGCGGACACACGCCCGGTTCGGCCATGCGCCGCATCCGTATCGTCTGATGCTGGAGAGGGGAGCGGTGGTTTGCCTGGGGACGGACAGCCTAGCCTCGGCCGACACCCTGAGCGTGCTCGACGAGGCCCGGTTCCTCCGGGGCCGGGATGAGTCCCTGGGCGGTGCGTTGCTGCTGGCGATGTCGACCCTGTTCGGAGCATGGGCGTTGCGATCGGAGCGGGCGACCGGCAGCCTCAGGCCCGGTAAATCGGCCGACCTCGCCGTGATCAGCCTGCCCGACCGCAGCGAGGCCGATCCCCACGACCTGATCTTCCGGAGCGACCTGCCCGTGCTCTCGGCCTATTTTCAGGGGCTCTGCGTGCACGGGCCGGGCATCTCGGGCTGA
- the mqnC gene encoding cyclic dehypoxanthinyl futalosine synthase: protein MSSTVAAILQRAVEGARLTPEEGVTLLRDGDLLSLGRAADAVCKRMHPEPYRTYNIDRNINYTNVCAAVCDFCAFYRKVGHTEAYVLERDVLLKKIEETVALGGDQILMQGGLHPDLPFEWYEELLRDIKAHFPGVNVHGFSPPEIYFFGKKFKMPLEEVLGRLKAAGLGSLPGGGGEILVDRVRKEITRGKVLSDDWIDVHRVWHKLGGKSTATMMFGHIETLEERVEHFERVRQLQDETGGLTAFISWTFQPEHTDMADVPAAGAFEYLRTQAVSRLYLDNVPNIQSSWVTQGPKIGQLALYFGANDMGSLMIEENVVSAAGTVYHQSVQEIRRSIRESGYIPRQRNVFYDYIDAEEAGAVAVAV, encoded by the coding sequence TTGTCTTCTACCGTCGCCGCGATCTTGCAACGCGCCGTTGAGGGAGCCCGTCTCACCCCCGAAGAGGGTGTCACGCTGCTCCGTGACGGCGACCTGCTCTCGCTGGGCCGCGCCGCCGACGCCGTCTGCAAGCGGATGCATCCCGAGCCGTATCGTACGTATAACATCGATCGGAATATCAACTACACCAACGTCTGCGCCGCCGTCTGCGACTTCTGCGCCTTCTACCGCAAGGTGGGCCACACCGAGGCCTATGTGCTCGAGCGCGACGTGTTGCTCAAGAAGATCGAGGAGACGGTCGCCCTCGGCGGCGACCAGATCCTGATGCAGGGGGGGCTGCACCCCGACCTGCCGTTCGAGTGGTACGAAGAACTCTTGCGCGACATCAAGGCCCATTTCCCGGGCGTGAACGTCCACGGCTTCAGCCCGCCCGAGATCTACTTCTTCGGCAAGAAATTCAAGATGCCGCTCGAAGAGGTCCTGGGAAGGCTCAAGGCCGCCGGGCTCGGGAGCCTACCTGGCGGCGGCGGCGAGATCCTGGTCGACCGCGTCCGCAAGGAGATCACCCGTGGCAAGGTACTCTCCGATGACTGGATCGACGTGCATCGCGTCTGGCACAAGCTCGGTGGCAAGTCGACGGCCACGATGATGTTCGGCCACATCGAGACGCTGGAAGAGCGCGTCGAGCATTTCGAACGAGTGCGTCAGCTCCAGGACGAGACCGGTGGCCTGACGGCCTTCATCTCCTGGACCTTCCAGCCCGAGCACACCGACATGGCCGATGTGCCTGCCGCCGGTGCGTTCGAGTACCTCCGGACTCAGGCCGTCTCGCGGCTCTATCTGGACAATGTTCCCAATATCCAATCCTCATGGGTCACGCAAGGCCCGAAGATTGGCCAGCTCGCCCTCTACTTCGGCGCCAATGACATGGGCAGCCTGATGATCGAGGAGAACGTCGTCTCCGCGGCCGGCACCGTGTACCACCAGAGCGTCCAGGAAATCCGCCGCTCGATCCGCGAATCGGGATATATCCCCCGCCAGCGCAACGTTTTCTACGACTACATCGACGCCGAGGAGGCCGGTGCCGTGGCCGTCGCTGTCTGA
- a CDS encoding ABC transporter permease subunit/CPBP intramembrane protease, producing the protein MRWSNVAVIARREIRDQLRDRRTLFMIFALPILLYPILGIGVVQFSAAFEQKPRTAIVVGAGALPDAPPLLSPTRDTFDPSLFDNPDEAARLHVILAEPGSGWDKEEKRREALRGGLADAVVMIPPDVRSQLDTTRKADIPIAYNSTDEPSQVTYLRLREVIARWRDRIVDKRLAAENKPAEFVEPIRVKAEDVATRAEQGSSVWARLFPFLLVMMSLTGAFYPAVDLCAGEKERGTMETLLISPASRGEIVMGKFLTVVLASITTALLNLLSMGLTGMQLARQVGAMSARGMGGNPAAAGMAPPSLTSGLWMILLLIPLSVFFSAICVALAVLAKSMKEGQYYMTPLYLISLPLTVLTLMPGIELNLFFSLVPITGVSLLLRSLILGDYATARQFFLPVLLPTIVYGAIALRWAVDQFKREDVLFRDAERFSLGDWLRHLIRDKEATPGPGQALLCFVLMISSAWFVLQFMPVGASATLVMGAGQAAFILGPPLLLTLLFASDWKETLRLRMPRGRDLALAVGLAFSLNPLVRDFGHYVDSVFPVPDAVKTVLAQMMDQLPGLGSAIVLFALIPAVCEEFAFRGYILAGLQRGYSTRTSILLSAVMFGILHVLLSLFQQLFPGTLLGLVLGLIAIKSRSIVPGIVFHAINNSLGIVVGTVVADPSRRDSLRWLFRDPAEALFQPIWVAVAVVASAGMLWALIRETPPVQEDLIAEPNELALNR; encoded by the coding sequence ATGCGTTGGTCGAACGTCGCCGTGATCGCCCGCCGCGAGATCCGCGACCAGCTGCGCGATCGCCGCACCCTGTTCATGATCTTCGCCCTGCCGATCCTGCTTTATCCGATCCTGGGCATCGGCGTCGTCCAGTTCTCGGCGGCCTTCGAACAGAAGCCGCGAACCGCCATCGTCGTCGGTGCCGGAGCCCTGCCGGACGCCCCGCCGCTGCTCTCGCCCACGCGCGACACGTTCGACCCCTCGCTCTTCGACAACCCGGACGAGGCCGCCCGTCTCCACGTCATCCTGGCCGAGCCCGGCTCCGGCTGGGACAAGGAAGAGAAGCGACGAGAGGCGCTGCGTGGGGGCTTGGCCGATGCCGTGGTAATGATCCCGCCCGATGTCCGATCCCAGCTCGACACCACGCGCAAGGCTGACATCCCGATCGCCTACAACAGCACCGACGAGCCCAGCCAGGTCACCTACCTGCGTCTCCGCGAGGTGATCGCCCGCTGGCGCGACCGGATTGTCGACAAGCGGCTTGCGGCCGAGAACAAGCCCGCCGAGTTCGTCGAGCCGATCCGCGTGAAGGCCGAGGATGTGGCCACCCGCGCCGAGCAAGGATCGAGCGTCTGGGCCCGGCTCTTTCCATTCCTGCTCGTGATGATGAGCCTCACCGGCGCCTTCTACCCGGCCGTCGACCTCTGCGCCGGCGAGAAGGAGCGGGGGACGATGGAAACCCTGCTCATCAGCCCCGCCTCGCGCGGCGAGATCGTGATGGGCAAGTTCCTCACCGTCGTCCTGGCCAGCATCACCACGGCCCTCCTGAATCTGCTGTCGATGGGCCTGACCGGGATGCAACTCGCCCGGCAGGTGGGCGCGATGAGCGCCCGGGGTATGGGAGGCAACCCGGCCGCCGCGGGGATGGCCCCGCCCAGCCTCACGTCGGGCCTCTGGATGATCCTGCTCCTCATCCCCCTCTCGGTCTTCTTCAGCGCCATTTGCGTGGCCCTGGCCGTGCTGGCCAAGAGCATGAAGGAGGGGCAGTACTACATGACGCCCCTCTATCTCATCAGCCTGCCGCTGACCGTCCTGACGCTCATGCCCGGCATCGAGCTGAACCTCTTCTTCAGCCTTGTCCCCATCACCGGAGTCAGCCTGCTGCTGCGTTCGTTGATCCTGGGCGACTATGCCACGGCCCGGCAGTTCTTTTTGCCGGTCCTGCTGCCGACGATCGTCTACGGGGCCATCGCCTTGCGGTGGGCGGTGGACCAGTTCAAGCGTGAAGATGTGTTATTCCGCGATGCCGAGCGATTCAGTCTGGGCGATTGGCTGCGCCACCTCATCCGCGACAAGGAGGCGACGCCAGGCCCAGGTCAGGCGTTGCTCTGCTTCGTCTTGATGATCTCGTCGGCCTGGTTCGTCCTCCAGTTCATGCCGGTAGGCGCCTCCGCGACGCTCGTGATGGGAGCCGGCCAGGCCGCCTTCATCCTGGGCCCGCCGCTCCTCCTAACCTTGCTCTTCGCCTCCGATTGGAAGGAAACCCTTCGGCTGCGAATGCCGAGGGGCCGCGACCTGGCCCTGGCCGTCGGGCTTGCGTTCTCGCTCAACCCGCTGGTCCGCGACTTCGGCCACTACGTCGACTCGGTCTTCCCCGTGCCCGACGCGGTGAAAACCGTGCTCGCCCAGATGATGGATCAGCTCCCGGGCCTGGGCTCGGCGATCGTCCTGTTCGCCCTGATTCCGGCCGTCTGCGAGGAGTTCGCCTTCCGGGGCTACATCCTCGCGGGCCTCCAGAGAGGCTACTCGACCCGCACCTCGATCCTCCTCTCCGCGGTTATGTTCGGGATTCTCCACGTCCTGCTCAGCCTCTTCCAGCAGCTCTTCCCGGGGACCTTGCTGGGACTGGTGCTGGGACTGATCGCCATCAAGAGCCGGAGCATCGTCCCGGGGATCGTCTTCCACGCGATCAACAACTCGCTGGGAATCGTCGTCGGCACCGTCGTTGCTGACCCGTCGCGTCGAGATTCGTTGCGCTGGCTCTTCCGCGATCCGGCCGAGGCGCTCTTCCAGCCGATCTGGGTCGCCGTCGCTGTCGTCGCATCCGCGGGAATGCTCTGGGCGCTCATCCGAGAAACGCCGCCGGTTCAAGAGGATCTCATTGCAGAACCGAACGAGCTTGCCTTGAATCGGTGA
- a CDS encoding DUF1559 domain-containing protein, translating into MNMTKTRTSRLLGRGFTLIELLVVISIIAVLIALLLPAVQSAREAARRMQCVNNLKQLGLAAHNYMDTNGTLPMGGYFNDKSPTIPWMHGCLIALCPYIEQGNLFNSFNSSLRYYQYPENDTVMAAKLSMLYCPSDPEVTTGNDAYTKSFAAPRQNFKVGLTNYRAIAGPWINPPRGVNPSATPNWGTMKANALGTIYMESSTSISSITDGTSNTLLFGEAFYGRLSQADKDCWHWWIAGNYGDTIQSTTYAPNPQNSYNLSVFPNGAGIVIISATSNHPGGCNFSMCDGSVRFIKNTINSWQIDPANNYLPRGLTYTGGIYTPTQPYGVYQALSTRGGGEVISSDAY; encoded by the coding sequence ATGAACATGACGAAGACGCGGACCTCCCGGCTACTCGGCCGAGGCTTCACCCTGATCGAGCTCCTGGTGGTCATCTCGATCATCGCCGTCCTGATCGCACTGCTGCTCCCGGCCGTGCAGAGCGCCCGCGAGGCGGCGAGGCGGATGCAGTGCGTCAACAACCTGAAGCAGCTCGGCCTGGCCGCCCACAATTACATGGACACCAACGGCACCCTGCCGATGGGCGGCTATTTCAATGACAAGTCACCGACCATCCCCTGGATGCACGGCTGCCTGATCGCCCTCTGCCCTTATATCGAGCAGGGAAACCTGTTCAATTCCTTCAATTCGAGCCTGCGATATTATCAGTATCCCGAGAACGACACGGTCATGGCCGCGAAGCTCTCGATGCTCTACTGCCCGAGCGACCCCGAGGTCACAACGGGCAATGACGCGTACACCAAGAGTTTCGCCGCCCCCCGGCAGAACTTCAAAGTCGGCCTCACGAACTACCGGGCGATCGCCGGCCCCTGGATCAACCCGCCCCGTGGCGTGAACCCCTCGGCGACGCCGAACTGGGGCACGATGAAGGCCAATGCGCTGGGGACGATCTACATGGAAAGCTCCACGTCGATCTCCTCCATCACCGACGGCACCAGCAACACCCTCCTCTTCGGCGAGGCGTTCTACGGTCGGCTGAGCCAGGCCGACAAGGATTGCTGGCATTGGTGGATCGCCGGCAATTACGGCGACACGATCCAGTCGACCACCTATGCCCCGAACCCGCAGAACTCGTACAACCTCAGTGTCTTCCCCAACGGAGCCGGCATCGTCATCATCTCTGCCACCAGCAACCACCCCGGCGGCTGCAACTTCTCGATGTGCGACGGCTCGGTCCGGTTCATCAAGAACACGATCAATTCGTGGCAGATCGATCCCGCCAACAACTACCTCCCCCGTGGCCTCACCTACACGGGCGGGATCTATACGCCCACCCAGCCCTACGGCGTTTACCAGGCCCTCTCGACGCGCGGCGGCGGCGAGGTCATCAGCTCCGACGCGTACTGA